ACTTCTTCTTTCGGTATTAGTAAGGAACGGATATTAATATACTGGAGAAGTAGGTAATATTCTTCTCTCCGAACTCAAAGATAGAGAAGTACGCTAGTGGTCTGTACTATCCGGTAGATACACACTCTTAACAGATAGTGGCTGTACTGACCAGTATGAGCAGTGAGTCTACGGACGAGGAACTCCTCGCACACGTGCTTCTTCCCGTCGCTAACGAGGATGACGCGTTGGCAACGGCGGAGGCTCTCAAACCCTACGGACCGAATCATGTGACAGCCCTCCATGTCGTAGAGAAAGGGGGTGGTGTACCGGATAAGTCACCAGTCGAACAATCCGAACAACTGGCCGCGGAATCGTACGATGCCGTCCGGTCCGTATTCCCCGACGCCAACGACCACACCGCCTACGGGCGGGACGTAGCCGACGAGATCTTCAAAGCTGCCGACGAGGTTGATGCCAGTGCTATTGCTTATCGAGCCCGTGGCGGGAACCGGCTTATGGATTTTCTCTCCGGTGACATTTCACTGAAGCTGGTCACAAAGGCTGACCGCCCCGTCATTGCCCTTCCCCGTGAGGAGGAAAAATGAGCGACGAAGACCTCGCCAAGGACCTCGGACCACTGGCGGCCCTGACCATCGGCGTCGGAACGATGATCGGGGCAGGCATATTCGTCCTTCCCGGGGAGGCTATCCTCAAGGCTGGATCATTCGCATCTGTAGCGTTCATCCTCGGCGGCGTGATTGCCATGTTCACGGCGCTGTCAGCCAGCGAACTCGGCACCGCAATGCCCCGATCGGGTGGGGCGTACTACTATGTCAATCACGCTCTCGGCCCCATGTTTGGCTCAGTCGCCGGATGGGCCAACTGGCTTGGACTGGCCTTCGCCAGCGCCTTCTACATGGTCGGATTCGGCCGCTACATTGCCCGTATCTTCGGACTCTCCGGTAGTGTCGGCGTCGGTCCGATATCGATTACCGTGGTGAAATTGATAGCGCTTGTCGGTGGGGCCTTCTTCGTCCTCATCAATTACGTGGGGGCGAAGGAAACCGGCCGATTACAGAACATCATCGTTGTCTTGCTTATCGGTATCCTCACTGTGTTCACGTTCCTCGGGACGCTTAGAGCCGAGCCGTCGAACCTCCCGGCTGCTACTGACGTCGTCACTACGCTGGAAACCACGGGACTCATCTTCGTCTCCTATCTCGGCTTCGTCCAGATTACGAGCGTGGCCGAGGAGATCAAAGACCCCGGAAAGAACCTGCCGCGGGCGGTCATCGGCAGCGTCGTCATCGTGACCGTCATCTACGCTCTCGTGCTGGTGATCATGAGCGCGGCCGTCCCACAGGGATTCATCGCGGACATCATCAGTTCTGACGCCGAGAACCCCATCGCCGTCGTCGAGGTTGGTAACTACATCCAAGGGGCCGCAATGGGGGGTGCACTCCTGTTCGGCGGCTTGCTCGCTACCGCTTCCAGTGCGAACGCCTCCATCCTCGCGTCCTCGCGTATCAACTTCGCCATGGGCCGTGACCGGATCGTCACACCAGCACTCAACGAGATACACCCGAAGTACGGGACACCATACAGAGCAATTGGCATCACCGGCGGGCTCATTCTCCTCTTCATCATCATCGGGGACCTGACACTGCTCTCGGGTGCTGCATCGGGACTACACCTCATCATCTACGGGTTGCTGAATCTTGCACTCATCGTCATGCGTTACGTGAACCCCGATGAGTACACTCCAGATTTCGTGGTTCCGCTGTATCCCCTGATGCCGATTCTCGGTGTCGTTCTCTCCTTTGCGTTGCTAGTGTTCGTCGCCGGCGACGCCCTGTTGCTCTCCTTTGGCATTGCTGCCGCAGCAGTGCTGTGGTACGCACTCTACGCCCGTTCACGAACCGAAAAACAGGGTATCTTGTCGAAGCACATCATCTCACGGTCCGGAGAGATGCCCGACGCGGCTGTCAGCGCGGCCACTGGAGTCCAGCCGGACGGCGGGCAGTACCGCGTGATGGTGCCACTGGCCAACCCTGCACATGAGACGGACCTCATCACACTGGCCAGCGCTATCGCCAAACAGCGCGGCGGGAAGGTGGTTGCTACCCACATTGTCACGGTGCCCGACCAGACGGCGCTCTCGGCCGCGGCCGACCGGTCCGACGAGATAGACAAGAGCTCACAGCACTTACTCAACAACGCCCGCGAGGACGCTGAAACGTTCGGCGTCGATGTCGAGACACACACTATCCTGTCACACAAATCCTACGAGGCCATCTTTGACGCCGCCCGCACACATACCGCCGACCTCGTCGTGATGGGATGGGGGCCGGACTCACACGGATCACCAGGACGGGCCGAATCGGCAATGGACGAACTGACCGAGGCAGTCCCCTGTGACTTCCTGGTCCTCCGTGACCGCGGGTTCGACCCCTCGCGCATCCTGCTTCCCACAGCTGGCGGTCCTGACTCTGAGCTGTCAGCCGACATTGCGAAGCTGCTCCAGTCCGAATACGACTCCGAGGTGACGCTGCTCAACGTCAACGACGACCGTGAGGCAGGCGAGCAGTTCCTCCAAGATTGGGCGGCCGACCAGGAATTAGAGGACGCCGAACTCCTCGTCAAATCCGGTGACATCGAGACGGCGATCCAGAACGCATCTCATGACGCCACACTCCTGCTCATCGGCGCGACCGAGGAGGGGCTACTTCGCCGACTCGTCTCCAGATCGCTCGTGCTGGACATCGTTGACGACGTGGAGTGTTCGGTCCTACTCGCGGAGAAACACCGCAACCGTGGACTGCTCGAACGGCTATTCTGAGACTGGACATAACCATCTTCGGCAGCGAGAGGCTTGATGGGTCTCCCTTCTGACCGAACGATCACCCTCACCGTCACGCCAAGAGTGACTGTTCCGATGGATGAGGCTGTCTATGCGATCCTCCGACCGCGGGCGAAGAGAAACCAGAAGAACGGAGAGTGGTCTCTTGATACGCACCCCGCTCTCGGTTGGCGGGAAAACGAGGTATCGGTGTTCGGGTGATGAATACAACCTCTGTATTGGCCGGTTTGCAACTCCACGTTTCAACGGAAGACCGCTGACCGATACGCGCCCTGTACGTACCGGCCGCTGGATGTTCGAGGAGTGCGTGAATGATTCTATGACACGCTCTACCCGAAAGGAATCGAAGGAGGTTCGTGAGGCCGCTACCCTTCAGACTTCGTCAAGGTATCCGCGGCGCTGTTCCAGCTTCACCTCCGCGGACCGCTTGTCGTAGTGCTTATCGAGCACTTTCCGGCTCACGTTCATTCGGTCGCTAACCACCTCGACCGGCACGTCCTCCGTGAGGAAGTGCGTGATGCTGCCGCGCCGAATCGCGTGGGGACTGACTGCTTTCGGGCACTTCTTGTCGGTGCCCTGCTCGCAGTCCGGGCACGGGTCGTTAATGTAGCACGGAGCGGTGGCCTGGTTGATCTTCCTTCTGATGGTGGTTCGACGCATCCGGCCGTACTCCGTAGTAATGAGCGGTTCTCTACCGTAATCGTCGGTGACGTCGTGCCGGATCGCGTCAACGTGATCTTCCAGCGCTTCCGTCAGCTCCGTGGACAGCGCTATGAGTCGCTCACCGGTTGTCCCGTTTTTCAGTGTCGTCCCCTGATCGGGTCGATGGACGAGTTCGACGCAATCCTCGTCGAAGTCCACGTCCACCAGATCGAGGGAGAACGCGGCTCCCATTCGCATCCCGGTCTCCCAGAGAAG
The DNA window shown above is from Haloarcula halobia and carries:
- a CDS encoding tyrosine-type recombinase/integrase, with product MHTDKDDLEPLDPETGVELFLEHKATDCTESTVRNHRYRMKKFLNWCDAEDIDNLNDLSGRDVQRFRLWIADDDDVNALTMKNLMSGFRVFLKWAGSVEAVPENLYSKLMIPRVRRSEQSSEKILETERAEKILEYLSRYEYASTHHVLLALLWETGMRMGAAFSLDLVDVDFDEDCVELVHRPDQGTTLKNGTTGERLIALSTELTEALEDHVDAIRHDVTDDYGREPLITTEYGRMRRTTIRRKINQATAPCYINDPCPDCEQGTDKKCPKAVSPHAIRRGSITHFLTEDVPVEVVSDRMNVSRKVLDKHYDKRSAEVKLEQRRGYLDEV
- a CDS encoding universal stress protein gives rise to the protein MSSESTDEELLAHVLLPVANEDDALATAEALKPYGPNHVTALHVVEKGGGVPDKSPVEQSEQLAAESYDAVRSVFPDANDHTAYGRDVADEIFKAADEVDASAIAYRARGGNRLMDFLSGDISLKLVTKADRPVIALPREEEK
- a CDS encoding amino acid permease — encoded protein: MSDEDLAKDLGPLAALTIGVGTMIGAGIFVLPGEAILKAGSFASVAFILGGVIAMFTALSASELGTAMPRSGGAYYYVNHALGPMFGSVAGWANWLGLAFASAFYMVGFGRYIARIFGLSGSVGVGPISITVVKLIALVGGAFFVLINYVGAKETGRLQNIIVVLLIGILTVFTFLGTLRAEPSNLPAATDVVTTLETTGLIFVSYLGFVQITSVAEEIKDPGKNLPRAVIGSVVIVTVIYALVLVIMSAAVPQGFIADIISSDAENPIAVVEVGNYIQGAAMGGALLFGGLLATASSANASILASSRINFAMGRDRIVTPALNEIHPKYGTPYRAIGITGGLILLFIIIGDLTLLSGAASGLHLIIYGLLNLALIVMRYVNPDEYTPDFVVPLYPLMPILGVVLSFALLVFVAGDALLLSFGIAAAAVLWYALYARSRTEKQGILSKHIISRSGEMPDAAVSAATGVQPDGGQYRVMVPLANPAHETDLITLASAIAKQRGGKVVATHIVTVPDQTALSAAADRSDEIDKSSQHLLNNAREDAETFGVDVETHTILSHKSYEAIFDAARTHTADLVVMGWGPDSHGSPGRAESAMDELTEAVPCDFLVLRDRGFDPSRILLPTAGGPDSELSADIAKLLQSEYDSEVTLLNVNDDREAGEQFLQDWAADQELEDAELLVKSGDIETAIQNASHDATLLLIGATEEGLLRRLVSRSLVLDIVDDVECSVLLAEKHRNRGLLERLF